The Jaculus jaculus isolate mJacJac1 chromosome 1, mJacJac1.mat.Y.cur, whole genome shotgun sequence nucleotide sequence AGCTAGAAGCTACCTTGTCATTTTGCAAATGGCAACCTTGCACTAAGCATGactgagtgaaagagaaagagcctCTGTCCCCCAAGAAGCCATGGAAACAGCCTTGGACAGCCTAGCTCTGGCTTTTTAATGAGAGAACAACCCTCCTAAGGCAAATTTACAGCCATTAGGTACCACACCACCCCATGCTTGTTGGATGCTTAGGGAATGCCGTGGCTCCAGGAAAGGAAGTATGCGTGTCCTCTTTGCCTCCCTTCCCAGGGCTCAAGAATTCCAAAGCAGGTCTGTGGGGACAAGCATTCACAAGTCAGTGGGGAATCTGGCAGAaagaataatcctttccaaacAGAAGGTGTCAGGGTGTCAAGGCTAGAGACACCAACTGGCTTCTTCCCTCCTATCTAAGAGAAGTGCTCCTTCCCTACCTCTTCCAGGTTGCAGAACTCCCGACGCAGGGTGGCTTTCAGTTCTGTACAGTCTCTCCCGCATCTCAGAGCCACCAGACAGTCCTTGGTCAGCTGTGGGACCTAGTCAGAGGATAAAGGTCCCTAGTGGAGAAGTCTGTGAAAACCGCATGGTTCTACTCTGCCTAAAAGTACAGCGAAGCTTCATAACTGCAGCCTGGCAGGCCAGCACCCAAGGGCaagtgccccccacccccacctcctgtGAAGGGCACTGGGTTTATCTCTGTACTTCCAGACATCTTCTCACATCACCTGGTCAGGCCAGGTGTTTGTTCTCCAATGCTCTGTGTCTGGTTCAGTACTTCCACGATCTTAGATGAGACACCTAACCTCTCTAAGCCTCAGAGTTCTCCTCTGAAAACTGGTTCCAGTAACAGCATCTACCTCAAAGGACAGTACAGTGAGGGAGAAATCACCACGGTGGGGTTTGGTCCTCCTAGATGCTTGGTATATATCAGCAACTAATATCATTGCATTATTGTTTCTTCTCTCCAGAGGGCACTGTCTGTATTTATTTTCTCCTCCATCATCTTTCTCTCATGGTCAGCACCTGTCCCTCATCTAGGGAAGCATGAAGAATAACTATGCTTACTCTTCATGTTTTCTAGACTGCTGCCACACTTGCCCTGCTTCAGAGGCAATCCTTGTACATGCACAATCTCATTCCAGTATTTTGTACCTGGATCCTGAGAAATACTCCCTTTAAAGGATTACCAGTTTTCGGTTCTTTCAATATTTCCATTTGCAACCACACGATCACTATCATGTCATAACCACACATTTGGAGACAGCTGGGTGAAGTGGAAAAGTACCCTGCAGTGATGTTAAGCCTTCGATCTTCACTGCCAGCAGATACACATGATCCTAATCCTATGCCACATACtctgctcaggctgacatggcatTCAATTGTGACAACTTCACAATTGCTTGATTTGACTTTAGAATGGTTTGGAGTTTGGAAAGACATATAAAGTAAAGTCAAGTCTAAGTGAATCTTTATAATTGCATATACCTTACAGAATAGTTCCAATAACATCTTTTGGCGAGCTCGTTCGTAAGGGTCGTATGGAAACAGCTTCCTTCCCGGGTAGGCGTCATCCAGGTACTCACAAGCAATGACAGATTCATAGATTAGTTGACACTGGTTGTTCTCCAGGACAGGAACTTGGCCAAAAGGATGTTTTGTATAGTACCATTCAGGCTTGTTTTTCAGATTAATGTTGATAATTtcatgtctgaaaaaaaaaaaaacaaagggaaaagaagatgGAGCAGAAATGAGAAGTATGTGCAGGCAGATGCTGGCTTTGAAAGGAGAAACAATCAATTTCTAAAATTAACAtttgtcattatatttttaaaattctgtgtgtatgtttatatggaTGTGTGATGTGTGAATGGGTGTGTGATATGTGaatgggtgtgtggtgtgtgatgtgtgtatgtacggatgcatgcatgccacagggtatgtgtgaaggtcagagggcaacctcgGAGTAACGATCCTCTCCTACTTTGTTAGAGATGAGGTCTCTCGACGTTGCTTCTGGCccgggaaggccagactagcagGCCTGCAAACTTCAGGACTCCACTGACTTCGTTTCCCAGTGGGGTTAGAGGCCCAGTGCCACTGCATGTctagctggggatctgaactctggtcggGCAGCTTTCAgagcagtgcctttaacttctgagcaacctccagcccctatttgtcCTCATTCCTGCAGGAAGGGTGTCGCCGTTTTCTATGGCTTGTCTCATCCGTTCATGGGAAGGAATCTCATGCCCGCAGTGTCTAGCAGGATGAAGGCCAGGCCCCTGACTCAGCACTTGCAGACTTAGACACAGTATTAGAGATATCggggcattttaaaatttaaaaatataaatgaaggcTCATGTTTGttctaagcactcaggaggcagagggagaagggttgtgagtttaaggccaacctggactacatagtaagattgaccctgtctcaaaaacaataactACAAAAGTACAAACTTAGAATTAGTGGGTCACAACAGAATATGATAAATTTTAACAATTCAGAGCACAAGCTCTATcttcagtaacacacacacacacatacacccaaagAACGAAATCTCTGTACTCTGAAATGCTAATGCCAACTCCTAAGATGGACTCTCCAAGACCCCCGTCAGCACCTGAGTGACACATTCTCAACATGTCAGTTTTGAGGCCAGCTACATAATGACATCCATATCCCAAAAAAATttactctgccttccaaatgaaGTCCTGTAGGAGCTAGCCTTGCACAATTCCCTCTGGAGAGATATATACCCATTTCTCAGGTATGTTGAAACCTTGCATATTCCTCTTGATAGCAGTGTCTGCAACGTCAGTGTTGGGAATGATGtcttcattcaacaaacatttctAAACTAACTATTACGTTTCAGACTCCGTTCAAGTCCATGAACCAGCACAGTGCTTACCCTCAAAGAGGTCACATTTTTGGTGAGGATGTTGTGGTGGTGGGAGTGAAGGAACAGATGGGAAGACGGTGGACACAGCAAGCGCCGTGAGGGGATGAACAGAGCTGACCTAAGATGTCTGGGTGGGGGCGGGGCCACCCTTGAGGCAGCAGTCAGGCGAGGCCTCAGTGACCTGCCTTGTCTGTGCTTCCTAAACCCACACCAGGCTGATCGCCAACACTGCCATTCAGTTTTCTCTGCCTTGCCTAAAAGTTGTAATCAGAGCCTACTTGGAAAAAGGGCCCTGCATGtcagagagactgaaagaaataACATTTTGAACCTTCCCCTGCTCACGACTGAGGGGCGTTCTGCTTGCTCAGGACCGCTCTCGGCTTCAGCTTCTCACCTGATGCCCTTGGCCTTGAGGACGAGGCGTGTCCTGTGTGAGTAGGGGCAGAACCTCATGCTGTAGAGACGAATCACACCATCAGGGACTGGCCCTGGGGGGCAGCTTCCTAGGGGTGAGGGAGGAGTGAGAGGGTAGAGAGTCTGTTAGCCCTGTGCAGAGATGGGCTCTCTCACCTCATGGGGGTCTCAGGAGCCTGCTCACTCTCCCAAGTTCCAGGGAGGACACTTTTGCACGTGGCTTTTATGAACAGGAGCTCCCAAGTCCTTCCTCACTTCTCTGGCCTACAGGCCAAGGCCCAGTAGCTTCTGTCCAGAGCCAGCATCCCTGAGGACCCAGGTCTATAGACTCACCTTTTGACAAGGTCCTACTGGAATCCCCCGCCATCATCTCTCTGCAGGGGTCTGCCCAGTCCTCAGCTCTCACAGGCGCCTCCCTGTGGCTGTCCGCTGCTGTGGGCTCCAGGTACTGTTGTGCTCCCTCCTGCCCCAAACTGGAGTTCTGAAAGACTGCCCCCTGGCGGAGCAGATGGGAAgtgaaggaggatcactggggccaGAGCTAGGCTCACTTAACCTGAAGATATACATACAACACCCCAAATTTGGAAGACCACATAGGGGTGAGCAAAACAATGAGTATCAAAACAAACCCAGAAAGTATGTCTTCCTTTAGATCCCTAGGTGACAGCTCCTccacataaagaaaatgtggaagaCTAGGCATTTAAAACCCAACATGCACGTAAGTCAAAGGAGTTTAATAAAAACTGATCAGGGTGATGGTAAATTTCCCTTTCCTATTCCAAATCATCCCTCTTACATCACTCAGATAATTGGCTACAAATGAGGGcagcatttttgtttgcttttaaagaaAAGGCCAAACTTTCCATGGTTAAACAGATAGGATGAAAAAGTTATGAGGGTTGAGAACTTGCGTCATTCTGAGTGGATGCTAGCTAAATTTCTGCACCCCAAACACCTTCCTTGCCTCACCCTATTTGTGAGCTTTGTGCCCAAGTTCTGAAAAGCTAGCAGTGTACAAGAACAAGATGCCCAGAGGCAAAGCACCATCATGAGCTTCCCACCCACATTCTAAATTTCTGAGACACATTCGCGTTGCCAAGGACACATTACCAGAAGTCCAGTAGTCCTGAGGCCACTTGCACATCTCTGTCTACATGACATTGAGGAGTTGCCTGGTCTTGGCTCTGACATTGATAAGCTGAGGTTCTCAATTTCCACAGGTGGAAAAAGAATTCCTTTAATTTtccagacagcctcttcaacaagtggtgctggggaaactggatgtcTACATGTAcgagaatgaaaatagattcttgtctttctctatgcacaagaaccaaatccaaatggatcagggaccctaatatcagacctgaaactctgaaattgctaaaggaaaaagtaggggaaacccttcaacatattggcataggcaatgactttctgaatataaccccaattgctcagaaaataaaaccactaatcaaccaaagcttttgtacagcaaaggacactgtgaatagaacaaagagacaacctaccgaatgggagaaaatttttgccagctatatatctgacagaggatgaatatccagaatatacaaagaactcaaaaaacaaaacaataagaaatcaacccagccggatgtggtggcacacacctttaatcccagcacttgggaggcagaggtaggagcatttctgtgagttcaagacctctctgaatctacatagtgaattccaggtcagcctgggctagagtgagaccctaccttgagaaagaaaacaaaagaaaaaagaaaaagaaatgggctatggaactaaatagagagttctcaaaagaagaaatgcaggggctggagagatggcttagcagttaaagcatttgcctgtaaagccaaaggacccctgtttgattcctcaggacctacataaaccagatgcacaaggagcacatgcatctggagcttgcagtggctggaggccctggtgcacccattcttcccccccaccccatacacacatacctctatctatctacctctgtctctctccctctccctctctccctctctttctctctctctctccctcttcctccctccctcctcctctctccctccctccctctgtctctctctctctgtctctctctggagagtagagttgtgaagggggaaatggaggaggagggaaggagggaattatcatggtttattgtctgtaaggatagaagttgtcaataatgaaattacacattaaaaaagaattccTTTAATTTTCCAGGTCTGAGATGAAGTGGAAAATGTGTTTTATGGGACTAACATGGAAGAGCGAACAGAAATGTAGGGTAAGTTTCATGCTCAATTATTCCTGTGATTTACCTTGCTTGCCACAACTGCCCATTCAGCCTATTGTACAAAAATACCCTCAGAAAATAATTTGTCCAAAGTGACCAGCTACTAGAACTGAAGAATTGCACATCAATAATGCTGATCCACTGACTTACCTATAACAATGTTATAACAGTGTGAAAATTGTATGTCTAGAAAAAAAGACATAGCATGTTTCAGCTGCCCAGAGATCAGGGCATCTAAACACCTGTCATTAAAATGATAGTCTTGGGCTGGAtagttggtttagtggttaagcgcttgccgtgaagcctaagggccccggttcaaggctcagttccccagctcccacgttagccagatgcacaagggggcgcacacgtctggagttcgtttgcagaggctggaagccctggcgtgcccattctctctctctccctctatctgtctttctctctgtgtctgtcgctctcaaataaataaataaataatttttaaaaatatttaaaaaaataataaaataaaatgatagtctCATTAGATGGCCTATAAGTGGGCACCTTTTGGCCTTTGGAATTCTCTTTTATCCATAACTTCTTGGCTAATAGCATTAACATTTTTTTCATCTTCTACAGAATAAGAATCTTTGAAAATCTTCAAAATAGTGATGTAGCTAGATTTTTCACTATCCTTCCGTGATTTCATGTGAGACATGCTTATATACTTTTTATGCATTGGGAATAGAAAGACTGAATCAGCCAGAAATCAGATATTGGTCAAGACAAATTTAATCATGACTTGCTCTCCGgacacttttcattttaaaagaggAAGTTCCAGATAACTACTACCCTGCAACTAATTTTGATCAAGAAGGAAAGACCAAATGAAAGTAGAAACAAAGAACTTAACCATGTCATGTTTGAACTTCTAATAAGTAAGGACATGACTTCTGACAGACATATGTCATGCACACAGATAAAGCAGATTGCAAGTGGCAGAGAAAAAGGTATATCCAGATTCTATGTGGAAAGGCCACAGAGGAAGGCAGAATCTCAAAGTCAGTAACAGATGCAATGGAACTAATCATCAGAAAATATTTCCCACATAGTAAATATTTAGGGGTTTCAGACCGCCTGGTCTTAGCAACTCAACTCTACTCTTGTAAGGTAAAAATAGCCatagttaataataaataaatggatatggctgtctttcaataaaactttatttgtgaCACTGAATGTGAATTTGATCTATACTTTAATAGCCTTTATTTTAGAACTTTAGGCTCACGGCAAGATTGAGCAGAAGATACAGAGGGTTCCCACATACTCCCTAACTCATCCCCCACCACTCCTCACGCCACAACTTTCCACATTGCCAACATGCCAACTAGATAGAGTACAATTGTTGCAATCAATTAACATACATTGGTATTATTCAAAGTCCATAGTTTACCTAATTATTTACTTTTGATCAATATCACAAAATTTTCATGTCACATGTTATGATTTATATTTTGATATTGTCCTTAACaatgtaaaaaaagaaacattcttaGCTGTTTTGACTGTATAAAAATTAGCAGGTAGCTGGATTTAGCCTGACTTAATTTGGTCATCCATGCAATGACTGTATTAGTAAGGACCAGAGTGGGTCTAGtatgccatatattaatgctactctcacttttggttaaagaagctgctattttcagatggcaatgacctctgAGGTGACCCACAAGgccccacagtgctgagaagaagtgatgggagagtgttcagcactgaaacatctctatcacacattcaaaggctcagggtccattgcacaagaggtggtggaaagaatgtaagagccaaaggaagggtagactgCTTCCAATACAATCATCCAGACAGGAATTGATAACCTTGtggtgcctagtactaccttcacaagaccctcataaaaggaggaaaagatgatgatatgaaaataaaagagagactaatagagagagggaagggatatgatggagcatgtgaaggggaaagtgggggaggggagcatattatcatggtttatttctgTAATATGGAGGTagtcaataaaaaattcaaaaataaaattaattaattttgttattttatattattatattatatattattatattaattttctaAACAATGTTTAGTATGCCAGAAGAAGATGTATTTCCAACTATTTTCTTCCTCATTCattccttttaaagaaaattaaagctgAGAACTGGAAAATGTTGCTTATTAAAACTATACCTGAGCCAAGTATGTTAGTAcaagcctgtaattctagcacttggtgatctgaggcaagaggatgattGTGAGCTTGAGGGCAAACAGGACTTCTTACATagataagactctgtctcaaaaacaaaaccccaaagtaTGCCTGTATATCAGAAGTCAGGTTCTGAAATGCAAATCTACATAGTGTAATTaggggagaaaagacagagaTGGAAAGAGTTTTGCCTCTGTTGGGAAGCAGTATAATGTTAGCACCTTCAAAACTATCCAACCTCTCTGACCTCGTCATCCTCGTCCATGAAATGACAACCTCAACAGGAACAAACTCATGAAAGCATCATCAGTACAGTCAAAGCTCAGCATAGTTCAAAATTAGTGAAAATATTAGTGAATAAGAGTGTATTTAATAGCACGGGCACATCCCATGTTGTATCGATAAAAATGGAACACACTGTAATTCAGCTTTGCCAAAGGTATTAGAATTCAACTCACAATTCTTATTTTGTCAGTTACTGAGTTAACGCTACCTGAACGCTGCAGGCTATATTTCAGTAATGTGATTTTAATCAACACAATAGTTTTCTTAGAAAAAAGTTCTAATTATGACCTTTTAAGCTTATTCCTACTTCCTCCTTAAGATCCAATAAGTAGTACACTAAGATGTTCTTTGCAAACATTCCTTCTCTATTATCTCATGTTTACTCTTCTATTATATTGACCCCctaatgtaaaaaaagaaattgtaacaaAGCCATATGAAACCAGCTCCAAATAAGTTTCCAGCCACCTGAAATAATCAGATCTGCCTGTGACAATACAGGGATATTCAGTCATGGGTGATTAATGACTTAAGCGTTTTCGGAAAAGAATACCACCACAGAAATAATTCCTTCATTCTATGTACATGAggttttttttctaagaaaaggAGTTTCCTCTTTGcaatttttcaataattttttgcCTTGCCAGGTTTTGATAGTGGCAGAAACTAGAAGACATTCCTCTTGCTTATGTCAGAACACCACTTAACATAAAAGATTGTATTATTGGGTGTTCACTTATTGTTCACTGAGTTCAAGCAATGCAATAAGCAAGGGGGAAACTCTATTCTCAAATGCACCTATAATTCAGGCAATTTCCAAGAAATGAGAACCACAGGGAATCTTGTGTTCCAATGCACATATCATTGGGACATCTTACATCAGATTATTACATCATATTTGGGGCATACTATGTAAGACTATTAACATATCAAAAGAGGAACTTGTTTACCCTTTAGggaaaatgttatttaaatattcatttctgttttctgactcctatttttctttataatatataatattttacacATTTTGATATAATACTATTTGAATAAGCGAAGGCAAAAAATTTGAAGATTCTGACATCAAAATCACTTAtgtgtaaaatcaaacaagataCTGAATTTTCAAAAGGGACATCAATACTTTCACTAAATACCAGGCATAACAGTGGTGTGgccaaaaaggtaaataaatttaTTCTCTAGAATCCACCCAGAATTACTTCCAATACTCTTTGGATACCAAACTCTATGGATGCTCAAAACCTTTACATAAAATGATGAAGTATTGGTATATAATCTACTCACATCCACCCATCTATATTAAGTCATCTGGAGATTACTTAGAATGCATAACACCATGCAAATGTTATGTAAATATTGGATACTATCTTACTTATGAAATAATGACATGAAAAGTATGAATATTCAGTACAGATGCAAGTATTTACCCAGGGTTAATAGAATCAGAGAATGTGGAAACCACCAATAAGCATGGCAGACCTATCTGAGCTTAATTTCTAAGTGCAtgaattattatatataatatacttaatattatatattataactaTAAATTAGCAGGAAGGGTCTGGAGTACACACATATAAACTCATActaggtccagaaagccaaatgccatatgttctctctcatatgtggatcctagatacaaatgattggacttctgtgtgagttgaaataaaactcagtactaaaggccagtaagctagaaaggagatagaaaTGTAGGTAAGGGAGAggtaatagaatggtattgtatttatgtaagtagaagaacagattaatgggggtggaaaggcctaagtgaggtcacgggaagagattgagtaaaggaaaggtggggggagagctgatcaaaatctaagatggtatgaataagtcatatggaaacctagttttttgcacagtggaacacccagaagccatagattgttagtagaaaattttcagtgccagggatgggataccttccagtatgttgctggccagggaggtctctgatgcccccaaaacattacaggtcattgctgaggctcttggtttcccaccaggaacagatggtaagaccctattgctgaagacaccacatacttgggctgcaaggtcactgagaaattctgctggagctgagctaaaaacctcctccatatagatcagctgacagaaagccagaaaaagGAAACACTGCAtgcctgatagtgaaaacctatgacaaaggtagtcatgagccctaggggtgtaatgtctgctggtgtctgactaaatgaatATACTGTGTTCACCAAaattcccagtaagcacttctcttaatgttcatactcatattaatgctactctcacttttggttggaggagcttctcttttcagatggtggtgaccttgggataactcaggaggcaccatggtgctgagaagaagtgacagaggagtgctcagtattaaaacatctctatcacaccttccaaagctcaggatctattgtgggagaggtggcagaaagaatgtaataatcaatggaaggtgttgcagtcagatttgcattgctggcagaaatcatctgaccaagaacaACTtttggaaaaaaggtttattttggcttacagactcaacgggaagctccatgatggcagaggtaaacagtgacatgagcagagggtggacatcaccccctggtcaacataaggtgaacaatagcaatgggagagtgtataaaacactggcaaggggacactggctgtcatacccataagcccacccttaacaatacactacctccaagaggtactaattcccaaatctccttcagctgggaacctagcaatcagaacacataagttcatagaggacacctgaatcaaactaccacattccaccactggcccccataaactgataaccatacatgatataaaatacaatgcactcaTCCAACATTAAAAATCCCCATAATTTTTAAgaatcacaatgatgttcaaatatccccatagtcccaggtgttttaactgagccacaataccaaaaaattccaccaaaaaatgataatggcatagaataaacattctcactgcaaaagatagcactgagcatagcaaagaaatattgaaccaatacaagatttaaatatgacaaacatcaaactctagcaccaagtccaacaactctagtcagtgacaaatctccaagtctgatcattctaaccagcaacaagtctctggagttccaattccacccctctaactagtctactcacagtcctggaaaatttcatccagaGCTGACAActctccttagcaaccatcttgaggtcccagcatctctactgcaatccaaggttcatcctcatggctccatcaggttcccatgcaggcatccagcaaagctgcttcacactgcccatggccgtttccaaaacacaagacagcattgcaaactcaatgaccctctctttcccacattttttatactccacaataccaggtagggtgccaatttgttaatccatgggggaataaagcaaacttagaagaacaggacactccttcagcattcatgtCTCTTCAAAAGACTGCTTTCTGTGgttccaatgcaggtcaactggcctaatctcaatggttgtaatttctcatacaattgcagctgaaaaggCAGAAGTtctggcccaaagatttcatatctgtgccatatccctcttctcacaccagtccatttctacacaatgtaaccctacacaaattctcaggacacatgcATAataagcaagcctctcacacaaactgcttctagcccaatccaagaaacctttttctcaccctcataaactaCACCTCacaagtccatagttcttactacattcaggtctttcaactctgaccagaacagtccatcaagctgtacttagagtactgcaaagtgtctcttaagccaacatttcaaatccttccacattcctcttgaaaatcagctccaaaaggccaaagccacacagtcaggtgtctagcagcaactccacttctggtaccaactgtactatggcagtcaggtttgcattgctggcagaaatcacctgaccaagagcagcatgtgggagggggaggaaatgtttattttggcttacagactcgaagggaagctccatgatagcaggggaaaattatggcatgagcagagggtggacatcaccccctggccaacataacatgaacaatagcaacaggagagtatgccaaacactggcaaggggacactggatataacacctataagcaggccaccaacaatacactgcctccaagaggcattagttcccaaatctgcatcagctgggaacctagcattcagaacatctaagtttatggggggcctgaatcaaaccaccacagaattacaatgtgctcctccagacacaaaatggcctggatatccatgacct carries:
- the Gsto2 gene encoding glutathione S-transferase omega-2 — translated: MSEPRPGNSSMSCRQRCASGLRTTGLLGAVFQNSSLGQEGAQQYLEPTAADSHREAPVRAEDWADPCREMMAGDSSRTLSKGSCPPGPVPDGVIRLYSMRFCPYSHRTRLVLKAKGIRHEIININLKNKPEWYYTKHPFGQVPVLENNQCQLIYESVIACEYLDDAYPGRKLFPYDPYERARQKMLLELFCKVPQLTKDCLVALRCGRDCTELKATLRREFCNLEEILEYQNTSFFGGSRISMVDYLFWPWFERLDVYGLSDCINHTPMLQVWMATMKQDPTVCALLIDKGIFLGFLNLYFQNNPNAFDFGLVY